In Dama dama isolate Ldn47 chromosome 26, ASM3311817v1, whole genome shotgun sequence, a single genomic region encodes these proteins:
- the PRR18 gene encoding proline-rich protein 18, whose protein sequence is MPFPPAPPPPPTPAPGVPAARPPPRKPGAPRKAAAPACAPPGPSPPAAAAEKKRRPPERPPGPLSSSWPSATLKRPPARRAPGPASPRAPAPCAPRPAGSGDGPAGTAASGARTAASGAGPDAALRFSLSLTPEAVLVIQRRHLERQLLARPRRAPPADAGRPAAPCPRAAGLGRRPAPPPPPAPGPRPADLRSLLKVSLLNERHKYDDVEYEEEAAAADEGLVRKCTEWLRGVESAAAARDRPRPLDARPHLSSL, encoded by the coding sequence ATGCCGTTcccgcccgcgccgccgccgccgcccaccCCGGCCCCGGGGGTCCCCGCCGCGCGCCCGCCGCCCCGGAAGCCCGGCGCCCCGCGCAAGGCGGCGGCGCCCGCCTGCGCCCCGCCCGGACCCTCGCCGCCCGCCGCGGCCGCCGAGAAGAAGCGGCGGCCTCCCGAACGGCCCCCGGGGCCGCTGTCCAGCTCCTGGCCCTCCGCCACCCTGAAGCGGCCTCCGGCCCGCCGCGCCCCCGGCCCGGCCTCCCCGCGCGCCCCGGCCCCGTGCGCGCCCCGGCCGGCCGGCTCCGGCGACGGCCCCGCGGGGACCGCGGCCTCGGGGGCGCGGACAGCCGCCTCGGGCGCCGGGCCCGACGCCGCCCTGCGCTTCTCGCTGAGCCTCACGCCCGAGGCCGTGCTGGTCATCCAGCGGCGCCACCTGGAGAGGCAGCTGCTGGCGCGGCCCCGGCGGGCGCCCCCCGCCGACGCCGGGCGCCCGGCCGCCCCCTGCCCCCGGGCCGCGGGCCTCGGCCGCCGCCCCGCGCCtccgccgccgcccgcccccggcccgcgGCCCGCCGACCTGCGCTCGCTGCTCAAGGTGTCGCTGCTCAACGAGCGGCACAAGTACGACGACGTGGAGTACgaggaggaggcggcggccgCCGACGAGGGCCTGGTGCGCAAGTGCACCGAGTGGCTGCGCGGCGTGGAGTCGGCGGCCGCCGCGCGCGACCGGCCGCGGCCCCTGGACGCGCGGCCGCACCTGAGCTCGCTGTGA